In Pelodictyon luteolum DSM 273, the genomic stretch CAGTTCGGGGTTCGTCACAGCCGCAGAGCCGATGACTACCCGTCCGACCCCCATATCGAGGTAGCGCTTCACATCATCGGCAGAACGTATGCCGCCGCCGACCTGGACGGGAATATCGAGTTCTTCGACAATCTGGCGGATGCGTTCAAAATTGACCATCTCGCCTGTCAGGGCAGCGTCGAGGTCGACGATATGGAGCATCTTGGCGTTCTGCTTGCGCCAGATGATGGCCATGTCAAGCGGATTGTCAAGGTAGATCTTCTGCTGGCTGAAATCGCCTCTCGTCAGCCTGACGCACTTTCCGTCCTTTATGTCTATAGCGGGAATAATCAGCATGGCGGGTCGCAGCAATACATAGGTTAAAAAGGGGAGCAGATGCTAGCACTCCGCGAAATTCCGAAGCACCTGCAAACCAGCTTCGGAGCTCTTTTCGGGGTGAAACTGCACCGCAAAAATACCATTTTTTTCAATGGCTGAACAAAAGTTTTTTCCCGCGAACCAGGTCGTCGAGGCAATGCTCGAGGCCTCCAGAGGATCGCAGTAGTATGAGTGTACGAAATAGAAGAAGGAGTGGTCCGCAATGCCCCGGAAGAGGACGCTCTCCTGCTTGAGGTCGATGGAGTTCCATCCGATCTGGGGAATCTTGTCAGAGTCGCTCTGGAAATGGCGGACACTGCCCGGAATGAGACCGAGGCCGCGGTGCGAACCCATCTCTTCGCTATCGGAGAGCATGAGCTGCATACCGAGGCAGATGCCGAAAAGATGGCCGCCTTTGTCAACATGCTCAGAAAGGGCATCAGTGAACCCCAGACGGTCGAGCGCCTCGATGGCCTGACCAAATGCACCGACACCCGGAAGCACGACCTTTCTGCAGCCGGCCATTTTGGCGGGATCGCTGCTGACGGTTGCCGGAATGCCGAGATAATCGAAGGCCTTCTGCACCGAACGGAGGTTACCGGCGCCGTAATCAGCTATAAACACCATGTGCACGCGATCCCCGGGAAGGGCGGCAGGAGCCGCTGTCCAACCCCATTTTTTAATTCAATTTTTAATCCGTATTATGTTAGCTTTTGCGCCCCGCCGAAAAAAAGTACCGGACTCCATAAACCCATACGAAACCGACGAACCAATGTATAGAATTGTTTCCTCAATTTTCTTAGCTGAAAATATCAAAAAATTGGAAATTGAGGCGCCGAGGATCGCC encodes the following:
- the hisH gene encoding imidazole glycerol phosphate synthase subunit HisH, with product MVFIADYGAGNLRSVQKAFDYLGIPATVSSDPAKMAGCRKVVLPGVGAFGQAIEALDRLGFTDALSEHVDKGGHLFGICLGMQLMLSDSEEMGSHRGLGLIPGSVRHFQSDSDKIPQIGWNSIDLKQESVLFRGIADHSFFYFVHSYYCDPLEASSIASTTWFAGKNFCSAIEKNGIFAVQFHPEKSSEAGLQVLRNFAEC